The stretch of DNA tagaaaaatttcaattatgttttcaaatttgcaaacatatttaactcttatttttatttatattttagtctGCATATCAAAAACACTCATATTTCTgttgaaatatatcaaaaaaaatCGACATTTATgctattttataatattaatatatatatatatatataattaaaatctttttttaaataatacaagtagattccttttatttgttttaattaaatttcattcttttaaaaatgttgaataTGGATACgaagaaaatgttaaattatcaatttGTCATTTAACTCTCCAaagtttttacttaattttgtgaacttgttaaagtttttcaatttgttgaacattgaaAACTTTatgataagatttttttttttaaaaaggcaACTGACCTACAGTTTCATGAACATGTACTCATATAGGACAAACCAAACTTTTCAATCCGAGTTAAAATTGCAAGATAGACTAGACTACATTGTCACtcctatttttaattatatttgcttAATTAACTTCAAAACGTTTTAAGTAACATGTGATATGATTTTGCAAGgaattttactattaatatctaaatatagtatatatgtaatatataataaattcagtcataaaattatttatatactattCATTACAATTTTGCTGGTAACATATGTTACCGAAtaacaatacatattaaaaaacattgtactacttttgaaaataaaaaaaactcaaaaagaaAAGGATTATAATACTTTGATAAAAATTTCTTaacaaaagtttatttttaatatacaccacaaaaatttcttttatttttaagttacataaaacatttttttcgtCCGTTAAAATCTTGTCACgtatacttaatttaatttgtcGATAAAACTTCACGTATACTTTGTTTGTCCATAACACTTTATCGAAAGATAATTTTCCAAAAGAAAGAGCATTGaagtataataatattactgTTGAAAAACATCAATTCTCTAGACAAATGGTACATTTGATGGAAATGAACATGTGCTATAGTGCACTTTATCACCCTCGCATGTGATCCATATTTTACttgtataattatattatattatttttactccATAAGCAATTTTGTAAGAGTATTACTAAATTATTATGTAAGGTTGcaaataattgaaaaacatcgtttttaatgatattatatataacctttgtcaaataataaatgaaggatagtattattttaacatCCAAAAGAATTTTAcacacattttatatttattattttattttttaactttttcatttttacaaatataaaatttatttttttctaaaaaccaaaacattttcCATATGTAAACCCTAACGACTGTCACAACTTCGTAAGAGTACACGTGTTGTCTTCTTCAAGTGTGACATCCCGTGACACCCAAAAGTTGCTGTTTTGATTTAACATGCATTGGCTGGTTTTATATCTTTCTGTCCCAACACAATCTgcaacttcatcttctcctttaTAAGCTCTGCAACTCTTTTTCTATCACCaacaacattttttctttttttttcaccttcATCTCGCTCCAATGGCAGAAGAAGCAAAGAACAAGAAGAAACACATCGTGATGGTACCAATCATGGCACAAGGACACATCATCCCGTTCCTCGCACTAGCAAGAAAAATCCAACACACAGCAGCAACAACCTTCACCATCACCATAGCTTCCACCCCTCTCAACATTCAACACCTAAAATCTGCACTTTCTTCTACCTCTCCTAATCAAATTCGCCTAGCTGAATTACCCTTCAACTCTGCGCAACACGGTTTGCCACCGAACACAGAGAACACCGAGAAGCTTCATTTCCCTCAACTGGTAAAGTTCTGTCACGCAACACTCTCGCTCGAGGCTCCTCTTCGCTCCTTGATATCACGCATAACAGAAGAAGAGGGTCACCCTCCACTCTGCATCATATCTGACTTGTTCCTTGGCTGGGTTAACAAGGTCGCGAACAGTGTAAGTACTAGGAACCTCACCTTCACCACTTGCGGTGCTTATGGAACCTTGTCCTACATCTCTATCTGGTCTAACCTACCCCACAAGAAAACACACTCTGATGAGTTCTGGGTTCCGGGGTTCCCTCAGAACCACCGTTTCCACCGCACTCAATTGCATAGATATCTAAGAGAAGCTGACGGCACTGATGACTGGTCAAGATTCTTAATTCCACAGATTTCACACGCTATGAAGTCCGGTGGGTGGATTTGCAACACGGCTGAGGAGATAGAGCCTCTGGGGTTGCAGCTTTTGAGGAAGTATCTTCAGCTTCCTGTTTGGGCTGTGGGGccatgttgggaatagtccaagtgtgagtcaaagtcccacattggatagaaaagacaaagttaaacactatataagaataaagacccataacaacattgccttaaggttttggtgtaaaagtggtgtctaaggtcttatatgtgtaagactaatgtcatataaccatatagaaccacaatctctcaatgaccataacTATGCCATGACAATGactaatgaaaaaatatatataacctatcAGGCCACTCCTTCCACCTCCTGCACTCAGAGGCTCAAAACATCGCTCAGGAAAGGAATCTAGTGTGACTCTTGAAGCATGCATGGAGTGGCTGGATTTGAAGGATGAAAATTCTGTTGTGTATGTTTCTTTTGGATCGCAGAACACGATCAGTGCCTCCCAAATGATGGCGTTGGCTGAAGGGTTGGAAAAGAGTGAGAGATCGTTTGTTTGGGTTATAAGGCCACCCGTTGGTTTTGACATTGATGGAGAGTTCAGGGAAGAATGGTTGCCAAAAGGGTTTGAAGAGAAAATGAGAGATACCAAGAAAGGTTTGTTGGTGCAGAAATGGGGACCCCAATTGGAGATTCTGTCACACAAATCCACAGGAGTGTTTGTGAGCCATTGTGGATGGAACTCTGTGTTGGAGAGTCTTAGCAATGGGGTCCCAATGATTGGGTGGCCACTGGCTGCAGAACAAATGTACAATGTGAAGATGCTGGTGGAGGAAATGGGTGTGGCTGTGGAGCTCACTAGAACTGTGGAAACTACCATTTGTGGGGATGAAGTGAGGAAGGTGATAGACATGGTTACGGAGAAAGAAGGGAAAGGaaaggagatgaaggagaaggcgAAGGAGATTGCATCTCATATGAGGAAGGCCGTAACagagaaaggagaagaaaaaggtTCATCTGTAAGAGCAATGGATGATCTTGTTATGACCATTCTATCACCCTACTCTCTGTGATTTTCTTCATTTAGAATCTGAATAATAAAGTTGGTTGTGTGATCATGTTTGTCATGATAATATTTTCCGTTATTTCTTAAACCTAAGAAGCAAACCTAGATACAAATACCTGTCTAAAAGCCTCCATGcttaaatgtaattaaaatgtaattaatgttgtaataaatgtgaAGTAAAAGTCCCCACTAAATTACCTTGGATTCCTAATTATAGTTTTTGAGATGGACCTGTGATCAGGGTTTTCTTAATCATGGTCCAATtgctttttaaatttgattactaacttatattattttaatttacttttagttTACTGATTTAGTTTTGACGCAGCCGTCCAATTGAAAGACCGTGTGTTCTGACAAAGGTTCCCACAATTATGTTATGACAACAAAATTTCACTAGAATGAATTGTAGAGATCGTACAACAAAATTTCACTAGAATGAATTGCAGAGATCGTTCGGTCATAAACTTTCTCAAATCATTTCAGAAAAGTTATCACATCAATAACTCAAAGAATCATCTGTCTGTTATAGACTCCCTTCAGTCGCTTATCCTTGAACCGATTGATTGAATGTCTGGCGGATATGTGCCATACGTACATAACCCTTAagttaaaagttataattaatacTCTTCCTAAAAAATAACACTTCAAAGCATTCGATTCGATAATGAAGTGACATAAATGTTATCTAATAATAGGAAGGGATTTTGAAATAcaagatttttgaaaagaattatGCTTTCTGCGATCGACACTTGTCACATAATAAAGTTGAGGAAAAATCCAAAAAGCGTGGTCCCTGTACAACGATC from Vigna unguiculata cultivar IT97K-499-35 chromosome 8, ASM411807v1, whole genome shotgun sequence encodes:
- the LOC114195569 gene encoding UDP-glycosyltransferase 92A1-like — protein: MAEEAKNKKKHIVMVPIMAQGHIIPFLALARKIQHTAATTFTITIASTPLNIQHLKSALSSTSPNQIRLAELPFNSAQHGLPPNTENTEKLHFPQLVKFCHATLSLEAPLRSLISRITEEEGHPPLCIISDLFLGWVNKVANSVSTRNLTFTTCGAYGTLSYISIWSNLPHKKTHSDEFWVPGFPQNHRFHRTQLHRYLREADGTDDWSRFLIPQISHAMKSGGWICNTAEEIEPLGLQLLRKYLQLPVWAVGPLLPPPALRGSKHRSGKESSVTLEACMEWLDLKDENSVVYVSFGSQNTISASQMMALAEGLEKSERSFVWVIRPPVGFDIDGEFREEWLPKGFEEKMRDTKKGLLVQKWGPQLEILSHKSTGVFVSHCGWNSVLESLSNGVPMIGWPLAAEQMYNVKMLVEEMGVAVELTRTVETTICGDEVRKVIDMVTEKEGKGKEMKEKAKEIASHMRKAVTEKGEEKGSSVRAMDDLVMTILSPYSL